The Prevotella sp. E9-3 genome has a window encoding:
- a CDS encoding NADP-dependent malic enzyme, whose amino-acid sequence MAKITKEAALIYHESGRPGKIEVKPTKAYRTQTDLSLAYSPGVAYPCLEIQENPDNAYRYTDKGNLVAVISNGTAVLGLGDIGAMSGKPVMEGKGLLFKIYGGIDVFDIEVDEKDPVKFCEAVERIAPTFGGINLEDIKAPECFYIEERLKKTLDIPVMHDDQHGTAIISAAGLKNALEVVGKDITKVRLVVNGAGAAAISCTKLYMALGVQKENIVMLDSKGVISADRTDLNEQKRFFATNRTDIHTLAEAVNEADVFVGLSKGNVLSKDMVKTMAKDPIIFALANPVPEISYEDAMEARPDVLMSTGRTDYPNQINNVIGFPYIFRGALDVHATAINEEMKMAAVLAIADLAKKPVPDVVNDVYKVNNLKFGRQYFIPKPVDPRLISEVSAAVAKAAIKSGVARKKIKNWSEYKKSLSLLLGQETKLTQKLYSTAAAHPQRVVFAEAIHPTMLKAAVQAKSEGICQPILLGNDEVIEKMAKQLQLSLEGIEIVNLRHPNEQERRERYARILCEKRQRDGYTYQEANDKMFERNYFGMMMVETGEADAFITGLYTKYSNTIKVVNEVIGIRPEYKHFGTMHIINSPKGTLYLADTLVNESPDTDTLVDIAKLSATTVRFFNEKPVISMISHSNFGSSTSTGAQKVRAAVEQMQKEFPDLAIDGEMQIGFALDRDLRDEQYGFTRLKGKDVNTLVFPNLSAARSSYKMLQMLDPDVEIIGPIQMGLNKPIHFIDFGASVRDVVNIVAVAVIDAYVDKIKTRIAKR is encoded by the coding sequence ATGGCAAAAATCACAAAAGAGGCGGCATTGATCTATCACGAGAGCGGCCGTCCAGGAAAGATTGAAGTAAAGCCCACGAAGGCCTATCGCACACAGACAGACCTGTCGCTGGCTTACTCTCCAGGTGTGGCCTATCCCTGTCTGGAGATTCAGGAGAACCCCGACAACGCCTACCGTTATACGGACAAAGGCAACCTTGTTGCGGTAATTTCAAATGGTACTGCCGTACTTGGTCTCGGCGATATCGGTGCCATGAGTGGCAAACCGGTGATGGAAGGCAAGGGTCTTTTGTTCAAAATTTATGGTGGTATTGATGTATTCGACATTGAAGTTGACGAGAAAGATCCCGTAAAGTTCTGTGAAGCAGTAGAACGTATTGCTCCAACCTTTGGCGGTATCAACCTTGAAGACATCAAAGCTCCTGAATGCTTCTATATCGAGGAACGTCTGAAGAAGACTTTGGATATTCCTGTGATGCATGACGACCAGCACGGTACAGCCATTATCAGTGCCGCTGGTTTGAAGAACGCTCTTGAGGTTGTCGGTAAAGACATCACTAAAGTCCGACTGGTAGTCAACGGTGCTGGTGCTGCTGCTATTTCCTGCACAAAGTTGTATATGGCACTGGGTGTTCAGAAGGAGAATATTGTGATGCTCGACTCGAAAGGTGTAATCAGCGCCGACCGTACTGACCTGAACGAACAGAAGCGTTTCTTTGCCACCAATCGCACCGACATACACACACTTGCAGAAGCCGTAAATGAAGCTGATGTGTTCGTAGGACTGTCGAAAGGTAACGTTCTGTCAAAGGATATGGTGAAAACAATGGCCAAAGATCCTATTATCTTTGCCCTTGCCAATCCTGTACCCGAAATCTCATATGAGGATGCAATGGAGGCACGTCCCGATGTATTGATGTCAACAGGACGTACCGACTACCCCAACCAGATTAACAACGTTATTGGATTCCCCTACATCTTCCGTGGTGCATTGGATGTTCATGCTACAGCCATCAATGAAGAAATGAAGATGGCTGCAGTACTGGCCATTGCTGATTTGGCTAAGAAGCCTGTACCTGACGTAGTAAACGATGTATATAAGGTAAACAACCTTAAGTTCGGACGCCAGTATTTCATTCCAAAGCCTGTTGACCCACGCCTCATTAGCGAGGTGAGTGCAGCAGTTGCCAAGGCTGCCATTAAGAGTGGTGTAGCCCGCAAGAAGATCAAGAACTGGTCGGAATATAAGAAGTCTCTGTCATTGCTGCTTGGTCAGGAGACAAAGCTCACTCAGAAGCTTTATTCTACAGCTGCTGCCCATCCGCAACGTGTAGTATTTGCTGAGGCCATCCACCCCACTATGCTGAAGGCCGCAGTTCAGGCCAAAAGCGAAGGTATCTGCCAGCCCATTTTGCTTGGCAACGATGAGGTAATCGAGAAGATGGCTAAACAGTTACAGCTGAGTCTGGAAGGCATTGAGATTGTAAACTTGCGCCACCCCAACGAACAGGAACGCCGAGAGCGTTATGCCCGTATTCTGTGCGAGAAGCGTCAGCGTGATGGTTATACCTATCAGGAAGCAAACGACAAGATGTTCGAGCGCAACTATTTCGGCATGATGATGGTTGAAACTGGCGAGGCAGATGCTTTCATTACAGGTCTGTACACCAAATACTCAAATACAATTAAAGTTGTCAATGAGGTAATTGGTATTCGTCCTGAGTACAAGCATTTCGGCACCATGCACATCATCAACTCGCCTAAGGGAACTCTCTATCTGGCAGATACACTCGTCAACGAGAGTCCCGATACAGACACCCTCGTAGATATTGCCAAACTGTCGGCCACCACTGTACGATTCTTCAACGAAAAGCCAGTAATCTCTATGATCAGCCACTCCAACTTTGGTTCATCAACAAGCACTGGTGCCCAGAAAGTACGCGCTGCCGTTGAGCAGATGCAAAAGGAGTTCCCTGATCTGGCTATCGATGGTGAGATGCAGATTGGATTTGCATTAGATCGCGACTTGCGCGATGAGCAATATGGTTTCACACGTCTCAAGGGTAAAGATGTCAACACACTCGTATTCCCAAATCTTTCAGCAGCCCGTTCAAGCTACAAGATGCTGCAGATGTTGGATCCTGATGTGGAAATCATTGGCCCGATCCAAATGGGACTGAACAAGCCAATACACTTCATCGACTTTGGTGCATCAGTACGAGACGTAGTGAATATCGTTGCCGTTGCTGTGATTGATGCCTATGTGGACAAGATCAAGACTCGCATTGCAAAAAGATAA
- a CDS encoding 2-amino-4-hydroxy-6-hydroxymethyldihydropteridine diphosphokinase — MDIHNIILSLASNCQQQENLAEAQKRLDQVLFDLNYTEIIWTKPYKCSTSENNNHSTDDCTSPLYVNQLLYARTTLTIEELNSTLKQIEQEMGRTPQAKSHGIVPIDLDLMKYDTTRFHLNDWERPYIKTLLL; from the coding sequence ATGGATATTCATAATATCATACTCTCATTGGCATCCAACTGCCAACAACAAGAAAACCTGGCCGAGGCGCAAAAGCGCCTTGACCAGGTTTTATTCGATTTAAACTATACAGAAATTATATGGACCAAACCTTATAAATGTTCTACCTCCGAAAACAACAATCATTCTACTGATGACTGCACTTCCCCACTCTATGTTAACCAATTGCTTTACGCTCGTACTACACTCACCATTGAGGAATTGAATTCGACCTTAAAGCAGATAGAACAGGAAATGGGAAGAACCCCACAGGCAAAGAGTCACGGTATTGTTCCAATTGATCTTGATCTCATGAAATACGACACAACACGCTTTCACCTCAACGATTGGGAACGTCCATATATCAAAACTCTTTTATTATAG
- a CDS encoding indolepyruvate oxidoreductase subunit beta — MKTDIILCGVGGQGILSIATIIGEAAMKENLFIKQAEVHGMSQRGGDVQSNLRLSSTPIHSDLIPLGGADVIISMEPMEALRYLPFLKKNGWIITSSTPFVNIPNYPDPEVIKADLEKLGNVIMLDIEQQAKDAGVPRSANVILLGAAQKALGIEYEKLEDAIRRVFGRKGDAVVDANIKALAIGRAESEK, encoded by the coding sequence ATGAAGACAGATATAATTCTTTGTGGAGTAGGAGGACAGGGTATCCTCTCTATTGCAACCATTATAGGCGAGGCTGCTATGAAAGAAAATCTCTTTATCAAGCAGGCCGAAGTACATGGAATGAGTCAGCGTGGCGGTGATGTTCAATCAAACCTGCGTCTTTCCAGTACTCCTATTCATAGTGATCTTATTCCTCTAGGCGGAGCTGATGTAATCATTTCTATGGAACCCATGGAGGCTCTTCGCTATCTTCCTTTCTTGAAAAAGAATGGGTGGATTATTACCTCAAGTACACCTTTCGTTAATATTCCTAATTATCCTGATCCTGAAGTAATTAAGGCCGATTTGGAAAAATTGGGTAATGTGATAATGCTTGACATTGAGCAACAGGCAAAAGATGCAGGCGTTCCTCGTTCGGCAAATGTGATACTCTTGGGAGCCGCTCAAAAGGCACTTGGCATAGAATATGAAAAATTGGAAGATGCCATTCGTAGAGTGTTTGGACGTAAAGGAGATGCTGTGGTTGATGCTAATATTAAGGCATTGGCTATAGGAAGAGCGGAGAGCGAAAAGTAA
- the ettA gene encoding energy-dependent translational throttle protein EttA gives MATVDDKKVIFSMVGVSKTIQQNQKQVLKNIYLSFFYGAKIGIIGLNGAGKSTLMKIIAGLDQQYQGEVVWSPGYTVGYLPQDPPLNEEKSVKENVMEGVQHVYDALAEYDEINVKFGMPEYYEDPDKMDKLMQRQAELQDIIDATDAWNMDSKLDRAMAALNCPPGDWSVKNLSGGERRRVALCRLLLQKPDVLLLDEPTNHLDAESIDWLEQHLQQYEGTVIAVTHDRYFLDDVAEWILELDRGEGIPWKGNYSSWLEQKSQRLALEEKAASKRRKTLERELEWVHMAPKARHAKGKARLNSYEMMLNEEQKQKEEKLEIYIPNGPRLGNKVIEAEHVAKAYGEKVLFKDLNFTLPPNGIVGVIGPNGAGKTTLFRLIMGLEQSDAGSFSVGETVKLSYVDQQHKDIDPEKTVYQVVSQGNETIRMGGRDVNVRAYLSRFNFSGADQEKKCGVLSGGERNRLHLAIALKQEGNVLLLDEPTNDIDVNTLRALEEGLEAFAGCAVIISHDRWFLDRICTHILAFEGAQGDAATGEVFFFEGNYSEYEANKAERLGLDEPKRARYRKLMEE, from the coding sequence ATGGCAACAGTTGACGATAAGAAGGTAATATTCTCGATGGTTGGCGTGAGCAAAACCATTCAGCAAAATCAGAAACAAGTACTTAAAAACATATACCTAAGCTTCTTTTATGGTGCTAAGATCGGTATTATTGGCCTGAATGGTGCCGGTAAATCAACGCTGATGAAAATCATTGCAGGGCTTGACCAGCAGTATCAAGGCGAAGTGGTTTGGAGCCCTGGCTATACTGTAGGCTATTTACCACAGGATCCTCCACTGAATGAGGAAAAGTCAGTGAAGGAGAATGTGATGGAGGGCGTACAGCACGTCTATGATGCATTGGCCGAATATGATGAAATTAATGTAAAGTTTGGTATGCCTGAATACTATGAGGATCCTGATAAGATGGATAAACTCATGCAGCGTCAGGCTGAACTTCAGGATATTATTGATGCAACCGATGCATGGAATATGGACTCAAAGCTCGACCGTGCCATGGCTGCATTGAATTGTCCTCCAGGCGATTGGAGTGTAAAGAATCTCTCCGGAGGTGAACGTCGACGTGTTGCCCTCTGTCGCTTGCTTCTTCAAAAGCCTGACGTACTACTTCTTGACGAGCCTACCAACCATCTTGATGCTGAGTCTATTGACTGGTTGGAACAGCATCTTCAGCAGTATGAAGGAACGGTGATTGCTGTTACTCACGACCGTTACTTCTTGGATGATGTGGCAGAATGGATTCTTGAGCTTGATCGCGGTGAGGGAATACCCTGGAAAGGCAACTACTCTTCATGGTTGGAACAAAAATCACAGCGTTTGGCATTGGAGGAAAAGGCTGCCTCTAAGCGTAGGAAGACACTTGAACGAGAATTGGAATGGGTTCATATGGCACCCAAAGCCCGTCATGCTAAAGGTAAAGCTCGTCTGAATTCCTACGAGATGATGCTGAACGAAGAGCAGAAACAAAAGGAAGAAAAATTGGAAATTTATATTCCTAACGGTCCCCGTTTGGGTAATAAAGTGATTGAGGCTGAGCATGTGGCGAAAGCCTATGGGGAGAAAGTGCTGTTCAAGGATTTGAATTTTACACTTCCACCTAATGGTATTGTGGGCGTTATAGGTCCTAACGGTGCAGGTAAAACTACCTTGTTCAGACTGATTATGGGACTTGAACAGTCTGATGCTGGTTCGTTTAGTGTGGGTGAGACGGTAAAACTTTCCTATGTTGACCAGCAACATAAGGATATCGATCCAGAAAAGACTGTCTATCAGGTTGTTTCACAAGGCAATGAGACCATTAGAATGGGTGGCCGTGACGTGAATGTTCGTGCCTATCTGTCACGCTTCAATTTCAGTGGCGCTGACCAGGAGAAGAAATGCGGCGTGCTCTCAGGTGGTGAAAGAAACCGTCTGCATTTGGCTATAGCCTTGAAGCAAGAAGGAAATGTTCTTTTACTTGACGAGCCCACCAACGATATTGACGTGAATACACTTCGTGCTCTAGAGGAAGGCCTTGAGGCGTTTGCCGGATGTGCTGTGATTATCAGTCACGACCGTTGGTTCCTTGATCGTATCTGTACCCATATTCTTGCTTTTGAAGGAGCACAGGGAGATGCTGCAACAGGAGAGGTGTTCTTCTTTGAAGGAAACTATTCTGAATATGAAGCCAACAAAGCTGAACGTCTTGGCCTTGACGAACCGAAACGTGCGCGTTATCGTAAGTTGATGGAGGAATAA
- the rbr gene encoding rubrerythrin, translating into MKQLKGTKTEKNLQEAFAGESMARNKYTYWASKAKKDGFVQIAAIFEETAANEKEHAKMWFKLLEGGAIKSTPENLEAAAGGENFEWTDMYARMAKEAREEGFDEIAEKFEGVAAIEKEHEERYRKLLDNIKKERVFSKDNDVIWQCSNCGHIVIGKKAPEVCPVCNHPQAYFQVKAQNY; encoded by the coding sequence ATGAAACAACTGAAAGGAACCAAAACAGAAAAGAATCTGCAGGAAGCATTTGCAGGTGAGTCAATGGCACGTAATAAATATACCTACTGGGCCTCAAAAGCCAAGAAGGATGGTTTTGTACAGATTGCTGCTATCTTTGAAGAGACAGCTGCCAATGAGAAAGAACATGCTAAGATGTGGTTCAAATTATTGGAAGGTGGCGCTATCAAGAGTACACCAGAAAACCTTGAGGCTGCTGCCGGAGGTGAGAATTTTGAGTGGACTGATATGTATGCTCGCATGGCCAAGGAGGCACGCGAGGAGGGCTTTGACGAAATAGCCGAGAAATTCGAAGGTGTTGCAGCTATTGAAAAGGAACACGAGGAGCGCTATCGCAAATTGCTTGACAATATTAAGAAGGAGCGCGTTTTCTCAAAAGATAATGATGTTATCTGGCAGTGTTCAAATTGTGGTCATATCGTCATTGGCAAGAAAGCTCCTGAGGTATGCCCCGTTTGCAACCACCCCCAGGCTTACTTCCAGGTGAAGGCTCAGAATTATTAA
- a CDS encoding pyridoxal phosphate-dependent aminotransferase, whose protein sequence is MKETPIKKEIVDRLVAQLGIQDFAKATIREVKQVAAMAEKESGVEYIKMEMGIPGLPAAQVGVDAQIQALKDGIAHSYPDIQGYPGLKKEASRFVKAFIGIDIDAEGCVPVTGSMQGTFASFLVCSQCNPQKDTVLFIDPGFPVQKMQLKVMGVKFETFDVYDYRGDKLEAKLESYLSKGNICAIVYSNPNNPAWICLSEKELSIIGTLATKYDAVVMEDLAYFAMDFRKDLSKPFEPPYQATVARYTDNYMLLISGSKAFSYAGERIGVVCISDQLFHRHYDALSLRYEGLPFGLVFSTRMLYALSSGTSHSAQYALAALLKAASDGTYNFRDEIKVYGERAHKLKEIFLRHGFHVVYDKDLDEPIADGFYFTIGYKNMTSGQLAHELMYYGVSAICLVTTGSHQEGLRVCTSFIEDHQYSQLEERMAIFEANNQ, encoded by the coding sequence ATGAAAGAGACTCCTATAAAGAAAGAGATTGTTGACCGTTTAGTGGCACAATTAGGAATACAGGATTTTGCAAAGGCTACCATTCGCGAGGTGAAGCAGGTGGCGGCTATGGCTGAGAAAGAGAGTGGGGTGGAGTATATCAAGATGGAGATGGGTATTCCTGGTCTTCCTGCAGCTCAGGTAGGCGTTGATGCTCAGATTCAGGCTCTTAAAGATGGTATTGCTCATAGTTATCCCGATATTCAAGGCTATCCTGGCCTGAAAAAAGAAGCATCGAGGTTCGTCAAGGCTTTTATCGGTATTGACATCGATGCTGAGGGGTGTGTACCAGTTACTGGTTCTATGCAAGGAACTTTCGCTTCCTTCCTCGTATGTTCTCAGTGTAATCCTCAAAAAGATACTGTACTCTTTATCGACCCAGGCTTTCCTGTTCAGAAAATGCAACTGAAGGTGATGGGGGTGAAGTTTGAGACATTTGATGTTTATGATTATCGTGGTGACAAGCTTGAAGCTAAACTTGAATCCTATCTCAGCAAGGGTAATATCTGTGCCATCGTGTATTCCAATCCGAATAATCCGGCATGGATATGTCTAAGTGAGAAGGAATTAAGCATCATCGGCACATTGGCTACAAAGTACGATGCTGTGGTGATGGAAGATCTGGCATATTTTGCGATGGACTTCCGCAAAGACCTCTCCAAGCCTTTTGAACCTCCATACCAGGCTACAGTGGCCCGATATACCGATAACTATATGTTACTCATCAGTGGCTCAAAAGCTTTTAGTTATGCTGGTGAGCGTATAGGTGTTGTTTGTATCAGTGACCAGTTGTTCCATCGCCATTACGATGCCCTCAGTTTGCGCTATGAAGGACTGCCCTTCGGACTTGTTTTCTCTACACGTATGCTATATGCACTTTCATCCGGAACCAGTCATAGTGCTCAGTATGCTTTGGCTGCACTGTTGAAGGCTGCCTCCGATGGAACTTACAATTTCCGTGACGAAATTAAAGTATATGGTGAGCGTGCCCATAAGTTGAAGGAAATTTTCCTTCGTCATGGCTTCCACGTCGTTTATGATAAAGACTTAGACGAACCGATTGCTGATGGGTTCTATTTTACGATTGGCTATAAGAATATGACAAGTGGTCAGCTGGCTCATGAACTGATGTACTATGGCGTTTCGGCTATCTGTCTGGTCACTACAGGTTCTCATCAAGAAGGCCTACGTGTATGTACTTCTTTCATTGAAGACCATCAGTACAGTCAGTTGGAGGAACGAATGGCAATCTTTGAAGCGAATAATCAGTAA
- a CDS encoding acyl-CoA carboxylase subunit beta produces the protein MSKQLEKIKQLIEKREQARLGGGEKAIQKQHERGKYTARERIDMLLDEGSFEEYDMFKEHRCHNFGMEKKQFPGDGVVAGSGTIEGRLVFVFAQDFTVHAGSLSETMSQKICKVMDMAMKMGAPVIGINDSGGARIQEGINSLAGFAEIFERNILASGVIPQISGIFGPCAGGSVYSPALTDFTLMMEGTSYMFLTGPKVVKTVTGEDIDQEHLGGASVHATKSGVTHFTAKTEEEGLQMIKTLLSYIPSNNMEVAPRKKCDDPINRMEDSLNEIIPENPNEAYDMYKVIAAITDNGEFFEVQPKFAKNIIVGFARFNGQSVGIVANQPACYAGVLDVNASRKGARFVRFCDAFNIPIVSLVDVPGFLPGTGQEYNAVILHGAQLLYAYGEATVPKITVTLRKSYGGSHIVMGSKQLHTDLNYAWPSAEIAVMGASGAAAVLYAKEAKAKKEAGEDVKAFIAEKEEEYNELFANPYQAAKYGYIDDVIEPRNTRFRICRALAQLATKRDALPAKKHGNIPM, from the coding sequence ATGAGCAAACAATTAGAAAAAATTAAGCAGCTCATCGAGAAGCGCGAACAGGCCCGTCTCGGTGGTGGCGAAAAAGCCATTCAGAAGCAACACGAGCGTGGCAAATATACGGCACGCGAACGTATTGACATGCTCCTCGATGAAGGTTCATTCGAGGAATACGACATGTTCAAGGAGCACCGTTGCCACAATTTCGGCATGGAGAAGAAACAATTTCCTGGCGACGGTGTCGTAGCCGGTAGCGGTACCATCGAAGGCCGTTTGGTATTTGTTTTTGCACAAGACTTCACCGTACATGCTGGTTCGCTCTCTGAGACCATGTCCCAGAAAATCTGCAAAGTGATGGATATGGCCATGAAGATGGGAGCCCCCGTCATTGGCATCAACGATTCTGGTGGCGCACGTATTCAGGAAGGTATTAACTCACTGGCAGGTTTCGCCGAGATTTTCGAGCGCAACATTCTCGCTTCAGGTGTTATTCCTCAGATTTCAGGTATCTTTGGTCCTTGTGCCGGTGGTTCTGTATATAGCCCTGCCCTGACCGACTTCACCCTGATGATGGAAGGCACCTCATATATGTTCCTCACAGGTCCAAAAGTTGTTAAGACCGTAACAGGCGAGGACATTGATCAGGAACACCTTGGCGGAGCATCAGTTCATGCGACCAAGTCAGGTGTTACCCATTTCACCGCCAAGACAGAAGAAGAAGGTCTTCAGATGATTAAGACCCTCCTTAGCTATATTCCTTCAAACAACATGGAGGTAGCCCCCCGCAAGAAATGCGATGATCCTATCAATCGCATGGAGGATTCATTGAATGAGATTATCCCTGAGAATCCCAACGAGGCTTATGATATGTACAAAGTTATCGCTGCTATCACCGATAATGGCGAATTCTTCGAAGTACAGCCTAAGTTTGCCAAGAACATTATCGTTGGTTTTGCTCGCTTCAATGGACAGAGCGTAGGTATCGTAGCCAACCAGCCCGCTTGTTATGCTGGTGTGCTCGACGTAAACGCCAGCCGCAAGGGTGCACGTTTCGTTCGTTTCTGCGATGCTTTCAATATTCCTATCGTATCTTTGGTTGACGTTCCCGGATTCCTGCCTGGTACAGGTCAGGAGTACAACGCCGTAATTCTTCACGGTGCCCAATTGCTTTACGCTTACGGTGAAGCCACAGTACCCAAGATCACCGTTACCCTGCGCAAGTCATACGGTGGCTCACACATTGTGATGGGTTCTAAGCAACTTCACACCGACCTGAACTACGCATGGCCTTCTGCCGAGATTGCCGTAATGGGCGCATCTGGCGCAGCAGCTGTGTTGTATGCCAAGGAGGCGAAAGCCAAGAAGGAAGCTGGCGAAGACGTAAAGGCATTCATTGCTGAGAAGGAGGAAGAGTACAACGAGCTCTTCGCCAATCCTTATCAGGCAGCCAAATATGGTTATATCGATGATGTGATTGAGCCACGCAACACACGCTTCCGCATCTGTCGTGCATTAGCCCAGTTAGCAACCAAGCGTGATGCTCTGCCTGCCAAGAAGCACGGAAACATCCCTATGTAA
- a CDS encoding thiamine pyrophosphate-dependent enzyme — protein sequence MKRLLLGDQAIAQGAIDAGLSGVYAYPGTPSTEITEYIQDSPQARERGIHSRWSTNEKTAMEAALGMSFMGKRALVCMKHVGLNVCADPFVNSGMTGVNGGLVVLVADDPSMHSSQDEQDSRFYGKFAMIPTLEPSNQQEAYNMMSTAYELSETVGLPVLMRVTTRMAHSRAVVEIADSPQPQKELNYNAKASNWVLLPAFARKRNDVVTGQQPLLEKIAVDSIYNRYEDGANHQLGVIASGIAYNYLMECYPDGKCPYPVLKVSQYPLPKQLVRRMTEECDKVLIAEEGQPFIEDQVRGVMPGNADILGRLTGELPRTGELNPDLLKKALGLPSDEAYKSCEDVAPRPPALCQGCGHRDVYTALNQVLLDYPNARVFGDIGCYTLGFLPPYKAIHSCVDMGASITMAKGASDAGQWPAVAIIGDSTFTHSGMTGLLDAANENSNIVVVISDNLTTAMTGGQDSAGTNKFEAICLALGVHPDHLHVVNPIPKNLPEITRIMKEEIEYKGLSVIIPRRECMQTLQRHLKQKKAK from the coding sequence ATGAAAAGACTACTATTGGGCGACCAGGCAATTGCTCAGGGCGCCATTGATGCTGGGTTGAGCGGCGTTTATGCTTACCCAGGAACTCCCTCTACAGAGATTACCGAGTATATTCAAGATTCGCCTCAAGCACGAGAGCGAGGTATTCATAGTCGTTGGTCAACCAATGAAAAAACGGCTATGGAAGCAGCGCTTGGCATGTCGTTTATGGGCAAGCGTGCACTGGTGTGTATGAAGCACGTGGGATTGAATGTATGTGCTGACCCATTTGTAAATAGCGGCATGACCGGAGTTAATGGAGGTCTTGTTGTTCTTGTAGCCGATGACCCTTCAATGCACTCTTCGCAGGATGAGCAAGACTCACGATTCTATGGTAAGTTTGCCATGATTCCTACCCTTGAGCCTTCCAATCAACAGGAGGCGTACAACATGATGTCAACGGCATACGAGTTGTCTGAAACCGTAGGACTGCCCGTGCTGATGCGTGTTACTACCCGCATGGCTCATAGTCGTGCAGTGGTTGAAATAGCGGATTCGCCTCAGCCTCAGAAAGAACTGAATTATAATGCGAAGGCCAGCAACTGGGTGCTTCTGCCTGCTTTTGCCAGAAAACGCAATGATGTGGTGACTGGTCAGCAACCTCTTCTGGAGAAAATTGCTGTGGACAGTATATATAATAGGTATGAAGATGGTGCTAATCACCAACTTGGTGTTATAGCCAGTGGTATTGCCTATAATTACTTGATGGAGTGTTATCCTGACGGAAAGTGTCCTTATCCTGTGCTGAAGGTTAGTCAATATCCCTTGCCTAAGCAGCTTGTGCGCCGTATGACTGAGGAATGTGATAAGGTGCTCATTGCTGAAGAAGGACAACCCTTTATTGAAGACCAAGTGCGTGGCGTGATGCCGGGCAACGCTGATATTCTTGGACGATTGACTGGTGAATTGCCACGAACTGGTGAACTGAATCCTGACCTTTTGAAAAAGGCATTGGGACTGCCCAGTGATGAGGCATATAAGAGTTGTGAGGATGTGGCTCCACGTCCACCTGCTCTCTGTCAGGGATGTGGCCATCGTGATGTCTATACAGCGCTCAACCAAGTTTTGCTTGACTATCCAAATGCCCGTGTGTTTGGTGACATAGGATGTTATACGCTTGGTTTCCTTCCTCCGTATAAGGCTATTCATTCCTGTGTAGATATGGGCGCATCTATTACCATGGCTAAGGGCGCAAGCGATGCAGGACAGTGGCCTGCTGTTGCCATCATAGGTGACTCAACGTTTACGCATAGCGGCATGACAGGACTATTGGATGCTGCCAATGAAAATTCGAATATAGTGGTTGTCATCAGTGATAACCTGACTACGGCCATGACTGGCGGACAGGATTCAGCAGGTACAAATAAGTTTGAGGCTATCTGTCTGGCATTAGGCGTACATCCTGACCATTTGCATGTGGTGAATCCTATTCCTAAGAATTTGCCTGAGATTACTCGTATTATGAAAGAGGAAATAGAATATAAGGGTTTGAGTGTTATTATTCCTCGTAGAGAGTGCATGCAAACTTTACAACGTCACCTTAAACAGAAAAAAGCAAAATGA
- the mce gene encoding methylmalonyl-CoA epimerase — protein sequence MKISHIEHLGIAVQSIEESLPFFTDVLGLECYATEVVEDQKVKTAFLKCGEVKLELLEPTSPESTIQKWLDKGNKGVHHVAFCIEDGVANALAEVSEKGVRLIDQQPRKGAEQLNIAFLHPKSTAGVLTELCEH from the coding sequence ATGAAGATATCACACATTGAGCACCTGGGCATTGCTGTTCAGAGTATCGAAGAGAGTCTGCCATTCTTTACAGACGTATTGGGATTAGAATGTTATGCCACCGAGGTAGTGGAAGACCAGAAAGTAAAAACAGCTTTCTTGAAGTGCGGTGAGGTAAAGTTGGAACTTCTCGAGCCCACAAGTCCTGAGAGTACTATTCAGAAATGGTTAGACAAAGGAAATAAAGGTGTACACCATGTAGCTTTCTGTATCGAAGACGGAGTAGCAAATGCGTTGGCTGAAGTAAGCGAAAAGGGTGTCCGACTCATTGACCAGCAGCCACGTAAAGGTGCAGAGCAGTTGAACATCGCTTTCCTGCATCCCAAGTCAACAGCAGGTGTGCTGACAGAACTTTGTGAACACTAA